Genomic segment of Sebastes fasciatus isolate fSebFas1 chromosome 3, fSebFas1.pri, whole genome shotgun sequence:
atgacgttaataccaggtgtgaacatgatgttaatatcaggtgtgaacagggccttaataccaggtgtgaacatgatgttaataccaggtgtgaacatgacgttaataccaggtgtgaacatgacgttaatatcaggtgtgaacatgacgttaataccaggtgtgaacatgacgttaataccaggtgtgaacatgacgttaataccaggtgtgaacatgacgttaataccaggtgtgaacatgacgttaataccaggtgtgaacatgatgttaatatcaggtgtgaacatgacgttaataccaggtgtgaacatgaagttaatatcaggtgtgaacatgacgttaataccaggtgtgaacatgacgttaatacctggtgtgaacatgacgttaatatcaggtgtgaacatgacgttaataccaggtgtgaacatgacgttaataccaggtgttaacatgacgttaataccaggtgtgaacatgacgttaataccaggtgttaACATGAagttaatatcaggtgtgaacatgacgttaataccaggtgtgaacatgacgttaataccaggtgtgaacatgaagttaatatcaggtgtgaacatgacgttaataccaggtgtgaacatgacgttaataccaggtgtgaacatgaagttaatatcaggtgtgaacatgacgttaataccaggtgtgaacatgacgttaatatcaggtgtgaacatgacgttaataccaggtgtgaacatgaagttaatatcaggtgtgaacatgacgttaataccaggtgtgaacatgacgttaataccaggtgtgaacatgaagttaatatcaggtgtgaacatgacgttaataccaggtgtgaacatgacgttaataccaggtgtgaacatgaagttaatatcaggtgtgaacatgacgttaataccaggtgtgaacatgacgttaatatcaggtgtgaacatgacgttaataccaggtgtgaacatgaagttaatatcaggtgtgaacagggcgttaataccaggtgtgaacatgacgttaataccaggtgtgaacatgacgttaatatcaggtgtgaacatgacgttaataccaggtgtgaacatgacgttaataccaggtgtgaacatgacgttaataccaggtgttaacatgacgttaataccaggtgttaacatgacgttaataccaggtgttaacatgacgttaataccaggtgtgaacatgacgttaatatcaggtgtgaacatgacgttaataccaggtgtgaacatgacgttaatatcaggtgtgaacatgacgttaataccaggtgtgaacatgacgttaatatcaggtgtgaacatgacgttaataccaggtgtgaacatgaagttaatatcaggtgtgaacatgacgttaataccaggtgtgaacatgacgttaataccaggtgtgaacatgaagttaataccaggtgtgaacatgacgttaataccaggtgtgaacatgacgttaataccaggtgtgaacatgacgttaatatcaggtgtgaacatgacgttaataccaggtgtgaacatgacgttaataccaggtgtgaacatgacgttaataccaggtgtgaacatgacgttaataccaggtgtgaacatgaagttaatatcaggtgtgaacatgacgttaataccaggtgtgaacatgacgttaataccaggtgtgaacagggcgttaataccaggtgtgaacatgacgttaataccaggtgtgaacatgacgttaataccaggtgtgaacatgaagttaatatcaggtgtgaacatgacgttaataccaggtgtgaacatgacgttaataccaggtgtgaacatgaagttaatatcaggtgtgaacatgacgttaataccaggtgtgaacatgacgttaatatcaggtgtgaacatgacgttaataccaggtgtgaacatgaagttaatatcaggtgtgaacatgacgttaataccaggtgtgaacatgaagttaatatcaggtgtgaacatgacgttaataccaggtgtgaacatgacgttaataccaggtgtgaacatgacgttaataccaggtgtgaacatgacgttaataccaggtgtgaacatgacgttaataccaggtgtgaacatgaagttaatatcaggtgtgaacatgacgttaataccaggtgtgaacatgacgttaataccaggtgtgaacatgacgttaataccaggtgtgaacatgacgttaataccaggtgtgaacatgacgttaataccaggtgtgaacatgacgttaataccaggtgtgaacatgacgttaataccaggtgtgaacatgacgttaatatcaggtgtgaacatgacgttaatatcaggtgtgaacatgacgttaataccaggtgtgaacatgacgttaataccaggtgtgaacatgacgttaataccaggtgtgaacatgacgttaataccaggtgtgaacatgacgttaataccaggtgtgaacatgaagttaataccaggtgtgaacatgacgttaatatcaggtgtgaacatgacgttaataccaggtgtgaacatgacgttaatatcaggtgtgaacatgacgttaataccaggtgtgaacatgacgttaatatcaggtgtgaacatgacgttaataccaggtgtgaacatgacgttaataccaggtgtgaacatgacgttaataccaggtgtgaacatgacgttaataccaggtgtgaacatgacgttaataccaggtgtgaacatgaagttaatatcaggtgtgaacatgacgttaataccaggtgtgaacatgacgttaataccaggtgtgaacatgacgttaataccaggtgtgaacatgacgttaataccaggtgtgaacatgacgttaataccaggtgtgaacatgacgttaataccaggtgtgaacatgacgttaataccaggtgtgaacatgacgttaataccaggtgtgaacatgacgttaataccaggtgtgaacatgacgttaataccaggtgtgaacatgacgttaataccaggtgtgaacatgaagtTAATACCAGGTGTTAACATGaagttaataccaggtgtgaacatgacgttaataccaggtgtgaacagggccttaatGCCCACACCTGTCTCACATCTGGTCTACTGTCTGACCAGAGAGAGGAGTCCAGATCTTCATTAACCGGTAaccacacgcacgcacgcacgcacgcacgcacgcactcacacacactatcaGAAGCTGGTTGCATTACGTCATGCAGTCATTTCagcacagcgtgtgtgtgtgtgtgtgtgtgtgtgtgtgtgtgtgtgtgtgtgtgtgttatggtctgtacggtctgatcgctCATGACGTCATCACCGGGACCGGATGACTGACAGGTCAGTGATCAGAGAGACCGTCGCGAGCCGCGGATCGATGGATAACACGTCAGAGACTCACCTCCGGTAGTAGCCCCGGTAGCTCCGGTTATAGCCCCAGTAGTAGCACCGTCAGTAGCTCCGGTACCTCCGGTAGTAGCTCCGGTTATAGCTCCGGTACCCCCAGTAGTAGCCCCGGTAGTAGCTCCGGTGTCCGGTTCGTCCTGCTGAGGCTCCTCCGTCTCAGAGCAGCGAGCAGCGACTCTTCACATCCTCTGACCAGGAATGATGAGGAGGAGACGACGAAGACTCATCGGAGCTGCTCGGCTCCTTCCGGACAACTTCGGCCGGTTGCTACATgattatatatacacatgtatatatacacatgtgtaTATAGACACATGTGTCTATAGACACATGTGTCTATAGACACATGTGTCTATAAACACATGTGTTTATAGACACATGTGTCTATAtagatagaataaaataatataataattagataaaattaaaaaaagataaaacaattaggtaaaataaaataataaaataataggaTTTATGCAGATGTGTCCAGATGAgcagttttattattaatattcatgaccATGTTAATGTAAAACAGTTTTAGTTGTGTTATTGCTGAAGGTGAGTCATCAGAGCCCAGCTGGACCCGGTGGGTCACCGGAGCCCGGCTGGACCCGGTGGGTCACCGTTGCCCGGCTTGACCCGGTGGGTCACCGGAGCCCGGCTTGACCCGGTGGGTCACCGGAGCCCGGCTGGACCCGGTGGGTCACCGGAGCCCGGCTGGACCCGGTGGGTCACCGTTGCCCGGCTGGACCCGGTGGGTCACCGTTGCCCGGCTTGACCCGGTGGGTCACCGGAGCCCGGCTGGACCCGGTGGGTCACCGGAGCCCGGCTGGACCCGGTGGGTCACCGGAGCCCGGCTGGACCCGGTGGGTCATCAGAGCCTGTCACACTCAAACTCAGGGCCGGTCTCAGAGGGGCGGGGCATGTCGATGTAGAACACTTCGTTGTTGACGGGCGGCGGCGTGCAGGGCGGGCTTCTCGTCCCACAGTCCGGGCCGGGGGCAGCGCCGGGGGGGGCGGCCGGGTCGGGCCGGGTCCCAGGCGCGTACTTCTTCTCCGCCCGGTTCAGAGGAACTCTGAGTCGGCCGTGGGCGTCGGCCTTCGGCCTGAAGCGCTTCAGCCTGACGGTGTCTTTGGCGTCGCGGGTGCAGGGCAGCAGGACGGACACGTCTTTGCGGAACTTGGAGCTGAGACCGAAGTAGATGAGCGGGTTGTAGAAGCTGGCGGACTTGGCGAAGAGGCGGGTGAAGATGCTGGTGAGGTTGGGCACGTGGAAGCCCCAGGCAGACCACATGGACACCACGGCGTAGGGAGACCACGCCAGGATGAAGGCGGTACAGATCACTATGGAAACCTGGAGGAGACACATGATGGAACCAATCAGAAGCTTCGAGGGAGTCCTGATCCGGTCACTCCTGGGGGGGGAGGGAGCTGTGAAATACCTCCAACATGAAGACTAGAGGACCTGGTGAGGTGTGACTAGAGGACCTGGTGAGGTATGACTAGAGGACCTGGTGAGGACTGACTAGAGGACTTGGTGAGGTGTGACTAGAGGACCTAGTGAGGTCTGACTAGAGGACCTGGTGAGGTGTGACTAGAGGACCTGGTGAGGACTGACTAGAGGACCTGGTGAGGTGTGACTAGAGGACCTGGTGAGGTATGACTAGAGGACCTGGTGAGGTGTGACTGGAGGACCTGGTGAGGTGTGACTAGAGGACTTGGTTAGGTGTGACTAGAGGACTAGGTGAGGTGTGACTAGAGGACCTAGTGAGGTCTGACTAGAGGACCTGGTGAGGACTGACTAGAGGACCTGGTGAGGACTGACTAGAGGACTTGGTGAGGTGTGACTAGAGGACCTAGTGAGGTCTGACTAGAGGACCTGGTGAGGTGTGACTAAGAACTTGGTGAGGTGTGACTGGAGGACTTGGTGAGGTGTGACTAGAGGACCAGGTGAGGTGTGACTAGAGGACTTGGTGAGGTGTGACTAGAGGACTTGGTGAGATGTGACGAGAGGATCTAGTGAGGTCTGACTATAGGACCTGGTGAGGTGTGACTAGAGAACTTGGTGAGGTGTGACTGCAGGACTTGGTGAGGTGTGACTAGAGGACCTGGTGAAGTGTGACTAGAGGACTTGGTGAGGTGTGACTAGAGGACTTGGTGAGGTCTGACTAGAGGACTTGGTGAGATGTGACTAGAGGACCTGGTGAGGTGTGATTAGAGGACCTGGTGAGGTGTGACTGGAGGACTTGGTGAGGTGTGACTAGAGGACCTGGTGAGGTGTGACTGGAGGACTTGGTGAGGTGTGACTAGAGGACTTGGTGAGGTGTGACTAGAGGACTTGGTGAGGTGTGACTAGAGGACTTGGTGAGATGTGACTAGAGGACCTGGTGAGGTGTGACTAGAGGACCTGGTGAGGTGTGACTAGAGGACTTGGTGAGATGTGACTAGAGGTTCTGGTGAGGTGTGACTAGAGGACTTGGTGAGGTGTGACTAGAGGACTTGGTGAGTTGTGACTAGAGGATCTGGTGAGGTGTGACTAGAGGACTTGGTGAGGGGTGACTAGAGGACTTGGTGAGTTGTGACTAGAGGATCTGGTGAGGTGTGACTAGAGGACCTGGTGAGTTGTGACTAGAGGACCTGGTGAGGTGTGACTAGAGGACCTGGTGAGGTGTGACTAGAGGACTTGGTGAGTTGTGACTAGAGGATCTGGTGAGGTGTGACTAGAGGACCTGGTGAGTTGTGACTAGAGGACCTGGTGAGGTGTGACTAGAGGACTTGGTGAGTTGTGACTAGAGGACTTGGTGAGATGTGACTAGAGGACTTGGTGAGATGTGACTAGAGGACCTGGTGAGGTGTGACTAGAGGACTTGGTGAGGGGTGACTAGAGGACTTGGTGAGTTGTGACTAGAGGATCTGGTGAGGTGTGACTAGAGGACTTGGTGAGGGGTGACTAGAGGACTTGGTGAGTTGTGACTAGAGGATCTGGTGAGGTGTGACTAGAGGACCTGGTGAGTTGTGACTAGAGGACCTGGTGAGGTGTGACTAGAGGACCTGGTGAGGTGTGACTAGAGGACCTGGTGAGGTGTGACTAGAGGACTTGGTGAGTTGTGACTAGAGGACTTGGTGAGATGTGACTAGAGGACTTGGTGAGATGTGACTAGAGGACCTGGTGAGGTGTGACTAGAGGACTTGGTGAGGGGTGACTAGAGGACTTGGTGAGTTGTGACTAGAGGACCTGGTGAGGTGTGACTAGAGGACTTGGTGAGGGGTGACTAGAGGACTTGGTGAGTTGTGACTAGAGGATCTGGTGAGGTGTGACTAGAGGACCTGGTGAGTTGTGACTAGAGGACCTGGTGAGGTGTGACTAGAGGACCTGGTGAGGTGTGACTAGAGGACTTGGTGAGTTGTGACTAGAGGATCTGGTGAGGTGTGACTAGAGGACCTGGTGAGTTGTGACTAGAGGACCTGGTGAGGTGTGACTAGAGGACCTGGTGAGGTGTGACTAGAGCAGTGTGTTCTCACTATGGTGACGTCTCGCTCCATCTTCCTCTGGCGGTCGGTGAGGTCGCCGGCAGCCGACAGAGCGTTGCCTCTCTTCACCGTGTTGATGATGGAGACGTAGCAGAAGAGCATGACGAGCACCGGGACGAAGAAGCAGAAGACAaagatggagatgatgaaggACCTGGAGGCGCTGGAGTAGCCCGCTTTGGCCCAGTCGATCTCACAGGTTCCGTACCCACGGTCTgcaagggtcagaggtcaggggtcaggggtcagaggttAGGTCAGTAACGGCACAGTTTGAAACAGACTCTTATTTTGGCGGTTTCCTGCCTTTGTAGCTCCCCCAGCCGAGCAGCGGCGCTCCGGACCAGAATCCAGCTGTGATCCAGATGAGCAGCAGACAGACGGAGACGCTGGTCCTGCTGATGTGACGAgctgacacaaaaacacacactctgatCTACACACATGACACTCTTTTATATCTCACACTTCACTCTGACTCATCTAGTGACGACCTCTGGAGCTCAAAggtcaacctccgggtctgaacctgcatcctgtctaccagccagcaggggggggagggggggactcctctaccagccagcaggggggggagggggggactcctctaccagccagcagggggggggagggggggactcctctaccagccagcatgtttacattgtaaacattgtaaacatgagttcatgttctcaatctctagtttcaaatTCTAGTTTGAGAGGGATGACATCATCATAATATTGTAAACCATAATAACGTGGACCCTGCAgggtctgacctctgacctctggtgGGGTGACAGCCTTTAATGTAGCGGGTGATGCTGATCACCGTCAGCGTGTTGATGCTGCTCAGACCGAACAGCAGCGTGAAGAACCCGTCCACCTGGAGGAGACAGGACAGGTTACAGGTGTGGACAGGTTACAGGTTTGGACAGGTTACAGGTGTGGACAAGTAACAGCTGTTGACAGGTTACAGCTGTGGACGGGTTACAGGTGTGGACAGGTTACAGGTGTGGACAGGTTAGAGCTGTGGACAGGTTAGAACTGTGGACAGGCTAAAGGTTTGGACAGGTAACAGGTGTGGACAAGTTATAGGTGTGGACAAGTTACAGGTGTGGACAGGTTCAGTCCTTCATAACAACACAAGGAAAGTATTTTCCAGTCTCAGATATTACTCAGGTGAGTCTTAGATATGTTTCAGATATGTCTCAGATAtatctcaggtgtgtctcaggtgagtctcaggtgtgtctcagtTGAGCCTCAGGTGAGTCTCAGAtatgtctcatgtgtgtctcaggtgagtctcaggtgagtctcaggtgtgtctcaggtgagtctcagatatgtctcaggtgagtctcaggtgtgtctcaggtGAGTCTCAGGTGAGTTTCAGATATGTCTCAGGTGAGTCTCAGGTGAGTCTCAGATATGTTTCGGATATGCCTCAGGTGAGTCTCAGGTGAGTCTCAGGTGAGTTTCAGAtatgtctcaggtgtgtctcaggtGAGTCTCAGATATGTTTCGGATATGCCTCAGGtgagtctcaggtgtgtctcaggtGAGTCTCAGATATGTTTCGGATATGCCTCAGGtgagtctcaggtgtgtctcaggtgtgtctcaggtGAGTCTCAAGTGAGTCGCAGATATGTTTCAGAtatgtctcaggtgtgtctcaggtGATTCTCAGGTGAGTCTCAGATATGTCTCAGGTGAGTCTCAGATATGTTTCAGGTCAGTCTCAGATATGTTTCAGATATGCCTCAGGTGAGTTTCAGGTGTGTTTCAGATATGTCTCAGGTGAGTCTCAGATATGTCTCAGGTGAGTCTCAGGTGAGTCTCAGGTGAGTCTCAGATATGTCTCAGGTGAGTTTCAGATATGTTTCAGGTGTGTCTCAGGTGAGCCTCAGATGTGTCTCAGGTGACTCTCAGGTGAATCTCCGGTGAGTCTCAGGTGAGTCTCAGATATGTCTCAGGTGAGTTTCAGGtgagtctcaggtgtgtctcagaTTTGTCTCATGtgagtctcaggtgtgtctcaggtGACTCTCAGGTGACTCTCAAATGTGTCTCAGATGACTTTCAGGTGAGTCCCAGGTGTGTCCCAGGTGTGCTTCAGATGaatctcaggtgtgtctcaggtGAGTCTCAGATATGCCTCAGGTGAGTCTCAGGTGAGTCTCAGATATGTCTCAGATATGTCTCAGGGTGAGTTTCAGATATGTTTCAGGTGTGTCTCAGGTGAGCCTCAGATGTGTCTCAGGTGACTCTCAGGTGAATCTCAGGTGAGTCTCAGGTGAGTCTCAGTTGTGTCTCAGATATGTCTCAGGTGAGTCTCAGGTGTGTCCCAGGTGTGTCCCAGGTGTGCTTCAGAtgagtctcaggtgtgtctcaggtgtgtctcaggtGAGTCTCAGATATGCCTCAGGTGAGTCTCAGGTGAGTCTCAGATATGTCTCAGATATGTCTCAGGGTGAGTTTCAGATATGTTTcaggtgtgtctcaggtgtgtctcaggtGAGCCTCAGATGTGTCTCAGGTGACTCTCAGgtgaaataagtatttgatcccctagcaaccaGCAAGAATTCTGTCCCCCACAGACCGGTTAGATTAGTCCTCTCGCTTTAAGAAAGTACTCCGAATCTCAACTcgtgacctgtataaaagacacctgtctcaattcattacctgtataaaagacacctgtccacaatcagatcccaacctctccaccatgggcaaGACCAAAGGGCTGTCTAAGGACGTCAGGGACAAGATTGTAAACCTGCACAAGGCTGGAATGGGCTACAAGACCATCGGCAAGCAGCTTTGTGAGAAGGAGACAACTGTTGGTGCCATTATTaggaaatggaagaaacacaaaatgaccatcaatcgccctcggtctggggctccacgCAAGATCTCGTCTCGTGGGGTATCGATGATCATGAGAAAGGTGAGGGATCAGCCCAGAACTACACGGGAGGAACTTCTTAATGATCTCAAGACAGCTGGGACCACAATCACCAAGAAAACCATTGGTAACACACTACGCCGTAACGGATTAAAATCCTGCAGCGCCCGCAATGTCCCCCTGCTCAAGAAGGAACATGTACAGGCCCGTCTGTTTGCcaatgaacacctgaatgattcagagaaggCTTGGGAGAAGGTGGTCAGTTGAGACCAAAATCGAGCTCTTTGGCATCAACTCAACTCgccgtgtttggaggaagagaaatgctggctataaccccaagaacaccatccccaccgtcaagcatggaggtggaaacattatgctttgggggtgtttctctgctacggggacaggacgacttcaccgcatcgaagggaggatggacgggGACATGTACCGGGAAATGTTGGGCGACAACCTCCTTCCCTCAGCcaggacactgaaaatgggttgtGGATGTGTCTTCCAGCAcgacaatgacccaaaacatacGGCCAAGGCAGCAAAGGAGTGGCTCAAGAAGAAACACATTAAGGTCATGGAGTGGCGTGGCCAGTCTCCAGACCTAAACTCCATAGAAAATCTAtggagggagctgaagcttcgagttgcAAAGCGACAGCCTCAAAACCTTAAGgatttggagatgatctgcaaaaAGGAGTGGACCAAAATCCCTCCTGAGATGTTCACAAACCTGGTGACCAACTACAAGAAAcgtctgacctctgtgcttGCCAACAACGGTTCTCCAAgtactgagtcatgttttgctagaggatcaaatacttattccccacaatcaaatgcaaatcaatttataacttttatatgatgtgattttctggatttttttttaatattctgtctcactgttaaaataaaccattaaaattatagaccgttcttttctttgtcagggcaaacttacaaaatcaccaagggatcaaatactgatttcctccactgtatgtctcaggtgtgtctcaggtgtgtctcaggtgtgtctcaggtgtgtctcagatatgtctcaggtgtgtctcaggtgtgtctcaggtGAGTCCCAGAtgagtctcaggtgtgtctcaggtgtgtctcaggtGACTCTCAGATGTGTCTCAGGTGACCTTCAGGTGTGTCTCAGAtatgtctcaggtgtgtctcaggtgtgtctcaggtGACCTTCAGGTGTGTCTCATATGAGTCTCATGTTTGTCTCAGGTGAGTCTTAGgtgtgtcttgtgtgtgtcaggtgtgtgtcaggtgagtctcaggtgtgtctcagatctgtctcaggtgtgtctcagaTGTGTCTCAGGTACCTGGCAGGTCCAGATGGAGGAGATGAGGTA
This window contains:
- the LOC141765090 gene encoding opsin-5-like, whose translation is MSLSSAAWRNHSLGLVLGGGRDPPLSDQGETIIGVYLLLLGWLSWFGNSIVLFVLYRQRAVLQPSDYLTFNLAVSDASISVFGYSRGIIEIFNVFQDSDYLISSIWTCQVDGFFTLLFGLSSINTLTVISITRYIKGCHPTRARHISRTSVSVCLLLIWITAGFWSGAPLLGWGSYKDRGYGTCEIDWAKAGYSSASRSFIISIFVFCFFVPVLVMLFCYVSIINTVKRGNALSAAGDLTDRQRKMERDVTIVSIVICTAFILAWSPYAVVSMWSAWGFHVPNLTSIFTRLFAKSASFYNPLIYFGLSSKFRKDVSVLLPCTRDAKDTVRLKRFRPKADAHGRLRVPLNRAEKKYAPGTRPDPAAPPGAAPGPDCGTRSPPCTPPPVNNEVFYIDMPRPSETGPEFECDRL